Proteins found in one Colletes latitarsis isolate SP2378_abdomen chromosome 8, iyColLati1, whole genome shotgun sequence genomic segment:
- the Mob4 gene encoding MOB kinase activator 4 isoform X1: MKMADGPTILRRNRPGTKAKDFCRWPDEPFEEMDSTLAVQQYIQQMIRREPSNVDLILKMPDAQDEAVWKYEHLRQFCMELNGLTVRLQEECHPETCTQMTATEQWIFLCAAHKTPKECPAIDYTRHTLDGAACLLNSNKYFPSRVSIKESSVAKLGSVSRRVYRIFSHAYYHHKIIFDEFEHETFLCHRFTAFVTKYSLMSKESLIVPIMEEDVTTESEA; this comes from the exons ATGAAGATGGCGGACGGACCTACGATCCTCAGAAGAAATAGGCCCGGAACAAAAGCAAAG GACTTCTGCAGGTGGCCAGATGAACCATTTGAAGAAATGGACAGCACCCTGGCTGTGCAACAATATATCCAACAGATGATTAGAAGAGAGCCATCTAATGTTGACTTGATACTCAAAATGCCAGATGCACAAGATGAAGCAGTATGGAAATATGAACACCTCAGACAGTTTTGTATGGAACTCAATGGTTTAACAGTTAGGCTACAAGAAGAATGTCATCCAGAAACTTGTACACAAATGACAGCCACCGAACAATGGATATTTTTGTGTGCTGCACACAAAACACCCAAAGAATGTCCAGCTATTGATTATACACGGCATACACTTGATGGAGCAGCTTGTTTGCTTAACAGTAACAAATACTTTCCCAGcag AGTGAGTATTAAGGAATCTTCAGTTGCTAAACTTGGATCTGTTAGCCGCCGGGTTTATAGAATCTTTTCTCATGCATATTACcatcataaaataatatttgacgAATTTGAGCACGAGACATTTTTATGTCACAG GTTTACTGCATTTGTAACAAAATATAGCTTGATGTCGAAAGAAAGTTTGATAGTACCAATAATGGAAGAAGATGTAACAACAGAAAGCGAAGCCTAG
- the Nd-acp gene encoding NADH dehydrogenase (ubiquinone) acyl carrier protein isoform X2 — MASLTGARLLMRNTGTLRNSISRFCLRGIVTQLQLNERSFHCKRQSAITNIRQVKTKNIRSYSTDDKSKKLEERVLKVVAAYDKISADKGIRDTRVKQVRHYSHKPPLTLDYIQQRVLLVLNLYDKIDPKKLTVSSHFINDLGLDSLDHVEIIMAIEDEFGFEIPDMDAEKLLRPADIVRYVGDKEDVYD; from the exons ATGGCGTCTCTCACTGGTGCCCGTCTCTTGATGAGAAATACCGGTACCCTTAGAAATTCGATCAGTCGATTTTGTTTACGAGGCATCGTCACACAACTTCAATTAAATGAGAGATCCTTTCACTGTAAAAGACAAAGTGCCATTACAAATATAAGACAG GTAAAAACTAAGAATATTCGCTCATATTCTACAGATGACAAAAGTAAGAAGCTTGAAGAACGTGTGTTAAAAGTGGTTGCAGCCTATGATAAAATATCTGCTGATAag gGCATAAGGGACACTCGAGTCAAGCAGGTGCGTCACTACAGCCATAAGCCACCTCTAACACTTGACTATATTCAGCAGAGAGTACTTTTAGTACTAAATCTCTATGATAAAATTGATCCTAAGAAG TTAACTGTGAGCTCCCATTTCATAAATGATTTGGGCTTGGATtccttggatcatgtagaaattataatggCAATAGAAGATGAATTTGGTTTTGAAATACCAGATATGGATGCAGAAAAACTGTTGCGACCGGCGGATATTGTGCGCTATGTTGGGGATAAAGAAGATGTTTATGATTAA
- the Tbc1d8-9 gene encoding TBC1 domain family member 8/9: MWVKPQEVLLANALWVTEQATVYFVLQRRKGHGKTRGLSSILVGTMDSVFDTKPPPFRILHQTPSSEVYWEIACSLTHEEILQNWEWLHSNLMDTLTSFDTEEEITEFVCCKIQSIIASNVPDCQFADEEDPESFKTVSFKFHQLFNIPKEDKLVNYYSCSYWKSRLPRQGWLYLSVNHMCFYAYILARETKLIIRWADITELGKTNSILFPDSIRVVTRDNKEHYFSMFLHKSETYSLMEQLTNIAMKRLIDEKSGFNEDRELLSKLSKNVPKKPSFLKRDLDARAHSEAYRLQFRLPGNEKLDGSIDVTLWTPYNKKYVRGKIFLSQNYLCFGSKVNGLVSLVIPLREVRLVEAAENQSSTGIDKSILVTTVRHSSFLFAQIHDRDFVVQKISELLAKSKLSPLGVDSLYSHNTLPHRDSNCDDVKPVNQWKSQPPLMTLFKAPLSSEATLIQEAKEKQWELHFAEYGRGITMYRTTETAKLIIQGLPQTLRGEVWLTFSGALNEMVMNPGLYKSLVDQALGKSSQANEEIERDLHRSLPEHPAFQSDTGISALRRVLSAYAWKNPQIGYCQAMNIVASVLLIYCSEESAFWQLCNVCESLLPDYYDRRVVGALVDQGLLEELAAEYLSTLHARLQELGLIKVISLSWFLTIFLSVMPTSSAVNIMDCFFYDGAKVIFQIALTVLEWNQDKLLNCRDDGEAMQLLTDYLGGVYNDEGPVLHSPVDSGTPNRSISVQTLIYEAYSRYGSLTIGRIERLRLKHRLRVVQSLEDGIEKNVIRSVIVDKYMTMEELQDLLNLVREELMSQRRSEPDRYDPTQPPYEAYKIDFELFRILFGGLSPWGKCSQAESLSARLFRLMDRNRDGLLNFRELVQALGMTATADLTQRLKLLYTLHLPPLLTPIDFESPIHSDGAEVAAEATDFFDSMEQSVASLEMPISIAEEPTMSTLSRSTSLNSQQGDQSWEVQSMGSLRSMIASKDSPLDLKTVPKMSQGHFISLWKTLYDMFPAQPEEQETYHCIATIGTLLLQLGDVGKKFYVNRDESEDSLLLAATAAQPASSIVERSPDRNGNPSSVISSADPDWSISVEQFLASALTGQAIVDFFSKRADLTEAIATLKNRRFDRVHSLSDTPVLNI, encoded by the exons ATGTGGGTGAAGCCACAAGAGGTTCTACTGGCAAATGCTCTCTG GGTAACAGAGCAGGCAACTGTATACTTTGTTTTACAACGTCGTAAGGGACATGGAAAAACAAGAGGTCTTAGTTCTATATTGGTGGGAACAATGGATAGTGTCTTTGACACTAAACCCCCACCTTTCAGAATACTTCATCAAACACCATCATCAGAAGTTTATTGGG AAATTGCCTGTTCCTTGACACATGAAGAAATCTTGCAAAATTGGGAATGGCTTCATTCCAATCTGATGGATACTTTAACATCATTTGATACAGAAGAAGAAATAACTGAATTTGTTTGTTGCAAAATACAATCAATTATTGCAAGCAATGTTCCAGATTGTCAATTTGCAGATG AAGAAGATCCAGAATCATTTAAAACTGTGTCTTTTAAATTTCATCAACTTTTTAATATACCAAAAGAAGATAAATTGGTTAATTATTATTCTTGCAG TTATTGGAAATCTCGTTTACCTAGACAAGGATGGTTATATTTGTCAGTAAATCATATGTGTTTTTATGCCTATATTTTGGCAagagaaacaaaattaattataaGATGGGCAGATATTACTGAATTGGGTAAAACCAATTCCATTCTATTTCCTGACAGCATACGTGTTGTAACAAGAGATAATAAAGAG CATTATTTCTCAATGTTTCTTCACAAATCTGAAACGTATTCATTAATGGAACAACTTACAAATATTGCTATGAAAAG GCTTATAGATGAAAAAAGTGGATTCAATGAAGATAGAGAACTCTTGAGTAAATTAAG CAAGAATGTACCTAAAAAACCGTCTTTCCTAAAAAGAGATCTTGATGCGCGAGCACACTCTGAAGCTTACAGACTACAGTTCAGATTACCAGGAAATGAAAAATTGGATGGTAGTATTGATGTTACTCTATGGACACCATACAATAAAAAATATGTACGGGGAAAAATATTTCTGTCTCAAAATTACCTTTGTTTTGGAAGCAAG GTAAACGGATTGGTAAGTTTAGTTATACCATTGAGGGAAGTAAGGCTCGTAGAAGCTGCTGAAAATCAGTCTAGTACAGGAATAGATAAATCCATTTTAGTAACGACTGTACGACATTCGTCATTTTTATTTGCTCAGATTCACGACCGAGATTTTGTTGTTCAAAAAATATCTGAACTATTGGCAAAATCTAAACTATCGCCTTT ggGTGTAGATAGTTTATATTCCCACAACACATTGCCTCACAGGGATAGTAATTGTGATGACGTTAAACCCGTTAATCAGTGGAAATCTCAACCACCATTAATGACTTTATTTAAAGCTCCATTAAGTAGCGAAGCGACATTAATCCAAGAAGCTAAAGAGAAACAGTGGGAGCTGCATTTTGCTGAGTATGGAAGAGGTATCACAATGTACAGAACAACAGAGACAGCAAAGCTAATAATTCAGGGTTTACCGCAAACACTCAGGGGAGAAGTTTGGCTTACGTTTTCTG GTGCTTTGAACGAAATggtaatgaatcctggtctttaTAAGTCATTAGTTGATCAAGCATTAGGTAAATCTTCCCAAGCAAACGAGGAAATAGAAAGAGATTTACATAGATCATTACCCGAACACCCAGCATTTCAATCCGATACTGGTATTAGCGCATTAAGAAGAGTTCTTTCCGCGTATGCTTGGAAAAATCCACAAATtg GTTATTGTCAGGCAATGAATATAGTAGCTTCGGTTCTATTAATCTATTGCTCGGAGGAATCTGCCTTCTGGCAGTTATGTAATGTATGTGAATCGTTGTTACCCGATTATTACGACAGAAGAGTAGTGGGTGCTCTTGTTGATCAAGGTCTTTTAGAGGAGCTAGCTGCTGAATACTTATCAACCTTACACGCTAGATTACAAGAACTTGGTCTCATTAAAGTTATATCACTTTCATGGTTCTTAACGATATTTTTAAGCGTTATGCCAACCAGTAGCGCAGTAAATATAATGGATTGCTTTTTCTATGACGGAGCAAAAGTAATTTTCCAG ATAGCATTAACAGTACTGGAATGGAATCAAGATAAATTGCTTAATTGTCGCGACGATGGCGAAGCAATGCAGTTATTAACAGATTATCTTGGAGGTGTGTACAATGATGAGGGACCTGTACTCCATAGCCCAGTTGACAGTGGTACTCCTAACAGA agtatatctgTTCAAACTTTAATATACGAAGCATATTCAAGATACGGATCATTGACTATTGGTAGAATAGAAAGGcttcgtttgaaacacagaCTTAGAGTAGTTCAGAGTCTCGAAGATGGTATTGAGAAAAACGTAATTAGAAGTGTAATTGTTGACAAGTACATGACAATGGAAGAATTACAG GATTTGCTGAATTTAGTAAGGGAGGAATTAATGAGTCAGCGACGATCCGAACCTGATCGCTACGATCCGACGCAGCCACCATATGAAGCGTATAAAATAGATTTTGAATTGTTTAGAATATTATTCGGTGGTTTATCTCCATGGGGAAAATGCAGTCAAGCTGAATCTCTTTCTGCCCGGCTATTTCGT TTAATGGATCGTAATCGCGATGGTCTGTTAAACTTTCGGGAATTAGTACAAGCTCTTGGAATGACGGCTACCGCCGATTTAACGCAGAGATTAAAACTTTTGTATACTCTACACTTACCACCGTTATTGACACCTATTGATTTCGAATCGCCAATACATTCTG ATGGAGCAGAAGTAGCGGCAGAAGCCACGGATTTCTTTGACAGTATGGAACAAAGTGTAGCGTCCTTAGAGATGCCAATTAGCATAGCAGAAGAACCAACTATGAGCACTTTGTCTCGGTCAACGAGTTTAAACAGCCAACAAGGAGATCAATCATGGGAAGTTCAAAGTATGGGTAGCTTACGTTCTATGATAGCGTCTAAAGACAGCCCGTTGGATCTAAAAACCGTGCCAAAAATGTCTCAGGGACATTTTATATCGTTATGGAAAACTCTTTATGATATGTTTCCGGCACAGCCAGAGGAGCAAGAAACTTACCATTGTATAGCTACAATAG GTACGCTTTTGCTTCAATTAGGTGATGTCGGCAAAAAGTTTTATGTCAATCGAGACGAATCTGAAGATAGTTTGCTTTTAGCTGCTACTGCTGCTCAACCAGCATCTTCGATTGTTGAACGG TCACCCGATCGCAATGGAAATCCATCAAGCGTAATTTCATCCGCCGATCCCGATTGGTCAATaagcgttgaacagttcctggcatCTGCTTTAACAGGTCAAGCTATAGTAGATTTTTTTAGTAAAAGGGCAGATCTTACCGAAGCTATTGCAACCCTTAAAAATCGTCGATTTGATCGTGTTCATTCCTTATCGGACACTCCTGTGTTAAATATATGA
- the Nd-acp gene encoding NADH dehydrogenase (ubiquinone) acyl carrier protein isoform X1: MASLTGARLLMRNTGTLRNSISRFCLRGIVTQLQLNERSFHCKRQSAITNIRQGIRDTRVKQVRHYSHKPPLTLDYIQQRVLLVLNLYDKIDPKKLTVSSHFINDLGLDSLDHVEIIMAIEDEFGFEIPDMDAEKLLRPADIVRYVGDKEDVYD, from the exons ATGGCGTCTCTCACTGGTGCCCGTCTCTTGATGAGAAATACCGGTACCCTTAGAAATTCGATCAGTCGATTTTGTTTACGAGGCATCGTCACACAACTTCAATTAAATGAGAGATCCTTTCACTGTAAAAGACAAAGTGCCATTACAAATATAAGACAG gGCATAAGGGACACTCGAGTCAAGCAGGTGCGTCACTACAGCCATAAGCCACCTCTAACACTTGACTATATTCAGCAGAGAGTACTTTTAGTACTAAATCTCTATGATAAAATTGATCCTAAGAAG TTAACTGTGAGCTCCCATTTCATAAATGATTTGGGCTTGGATtccttggatcatgtagaaattataatggCAATAGAAGATGAATTTGGTTTTGAAATACCAGATATGGATGCAGAAAAACTGTTGCGACCGGCGGATATTGTGCGCTATGTTGGGGATAAAGAAGATGTTTATGATTAA
- the Mob4 gene encoding MOB kinase activator 4 isoform X2, giving the protein MDSTLAVQQYIQQMIRREPSNVDLILKMPDAQDEAVWKYEHLRQFCMELNGLTVRLQEECHPETCTQMTATEQWIFLCAAHKTPKECPAIDYTRHTLDGAACLLNSNKYFPSRVSIKESSVAKLGSVSRRVYRIFSHAYYHHKIIFDEFEHETFLCHRFTAFVTKYSLMSKESLIVPIMEEDVTTESEA; this is encoded by the exons ATGGACAGCACCCTGGCTGTGCAACAATATATCCAACAGATGATTAGAAGAGAGCCATCTAATGTTGACTTGATACTCAAAATGCCAGATGCACAAGATGAAGCAGTATGGAAATATGAACACCTCAGACAGTTTTGTATGGAACTCAATGGTTTAACAGTTAGGCTACAAGAAGAATGTCATCCAGAAACTTGTACACAAATGACAGCCACCGAACAATGGATATTTTTGTGTGCTGCACACAAAACACCCAAAGAATGTCCAGCTATTGATTATACACGGCATACACTTGATGGAGCAGCTTGTTTGCTTAACAGTAACAAATACTTTCCCAGcag AGTGAGTATTAAGGAATCTTCAGTTGCTAAACTTGGATCTGTTAGCCGCCGGGTTTATAGAATCTTTTCTCATGCATATTACcatcataaaataatatttgacgAATTTGAGCACGAGACATTTTTATGTCACAG GTTTACTGCATTTGTAACAAAATATAGCTTGATGTCGAAAGAAAGTTTGATAGTACCAATAATGGAAGAAGATGTAACAACAGAAAGCGAAGCCTAG